One window of Paenibacillus albicereus genomic DNA carries:
- the fabZ gene encoding 3-hydroxyacyl-ACP dehydratase FabZ, with protein MLNINEIMDIIPHRQPFLLIDRILEVEEGQRAVGIKNVTMNEPFFAGHFPGFPVMPGVLIVEALAQVGAVAILKVEANRGKIAMFAGIDEFRFRGQVTPGDTLRLEVEITRLKGIVGKGKATASVDGKVVAEGGIMFALTDPS; from the coding sequence TTGCTGAATATCAACGAAATCATGGACATCATTCCGCATCGCCAGCCCTTCCTGCTGATCGACCGCATCCTGGAGGTCGAGGAGGGACAGCGCGCCGTCGGCATCAAAAACGTGACGATGAACGAACCGTTCTTCGCCGGGCACTTCCCCGGCTTCCCGGTCATGCCGGGCGTGCTCATCGTGGAGGCGCTCGCCCAGGTCGGCGCGGTCGCGATCCTCAAGGTCGAGGCCAATCGCGGCAAGATCGCGATGTTCGCGGGGATCGACGAGTTCCGTTTCCGCGGGCAGGTGACGCCGGGCGACACGCTGCGGCTCGAGGTGGAGATCACGCGCCTGAAGGGCATCGTCGGCAAAGGCAAGGCGACCGCCAGCGTCGACGGCAAGGTCGTGGCCGAAGGCGGCATCATGTTCGCGCTGACGGATCCAAGCTGA